Proteins encoded in a region of the Triplophysa rosa linkage group LG6, Trosa_1v2, whole genome shotgun sequence genome:
- the LOC130555915 gene encoding uncharacterized protein LOC130555915 encodes MLFQGISHTGHALLDSGAEGNFFDAAMTQKWRIPAIPLAEPIEAWSLAGSRLTTVTHVTPSVQPADLTGVPVEYHDLSMVFSKSRATSLPPHRSYDCAINLLPGTSPPKGRLYSLSGTEREAMDKYIQEALLAGLIRRSSSPAGAGFFFVQKKDGSLRPCIDYRGLNDITIKNRYPLPLMSSAFELLQGARVFTKLDLRNAYHLVCIREGDEWKTAFNTPTGHFEYRVLPFGLTNAPAVFQDLVNRVLGSRALCTLIRFFLRDLFGRITTHPRRGREGILIPVVVARNISRTLPSWWVHGTFQGLFLRGGCTEHFKDSSFVVVARNFSRTLPSWWLHGTFQGLFLRGGCTEHFKASLFGVVAQNISRTLTSGSCTEHFKDSLQGCCTERASTLPLGFWQRTLYGLTRTQPIKTLELFRSRLTSSPITSWPSARSLSHIYQCWCYLSLCVFAAIALNKPFDSCPYYPA; translated from the exons ATGCTCTTTCAGGGCATCTCCCACACCGGCCACGCCTTACTCGACTCTGGGGCCGAGGGTAATTTCTTTGATGCAGCCATGACCCAGAAGTGGAGGATTCCGGCCATACCACTCGCCGAACCCATCGAAGCCTGGTCGCTGGCCGGCAGTCGTCTCACTACCGTCACACACGTCACACCCAGT GTACAGCCCGCTGACCTCACCGGCGTCCCGGTGGAGTACCACGATCTCAGCATGGTGTTCAGCAAGTCCCGGGCTACCTCTCTTCCCCCTCACCGCTCCTACGACTGCGCCATTAACCTCCTCCCTGGCACTTCTCCACCCAAGGGTCGCCTTTACTCCCTGTCTGGTACAGAAAGAGAGGCTATGGACAAGTACATTCAGGAAGCTCTTCTTGCTGGACTCATCCGTCGCTCTTCTTCCCCGGCTGGAGCGGGTTTTTTCTTCgtccagaagaaggacggctctctGCGACCTTGTATTGACTATCGAGGGCTGAATGACATCACTATTAAGAATAGGTAtcccctacctctcatgtcttctgCTTTCGAGCTCttgcagggagcccgggtcttcacTAAATTAGACCTCCGCAATGCCTATCACCTCGTCTGTATCCGGGAaggagatgagtggaagacggcgtTTAACACCCCCACGGGACATTTTGAGTACCGGGTTCTTCCGTTTGGTCTAACCAATGCCCCAGCCGTCTTCCAGGACCTGGTCAATAGAGTTCTAG GCTCCAGAGCTCTTTGCACCCTGATCCGATTCTTTCTCCGGGACCTATTCGGAAGGATTACTACTCACCCTCGACGTGGTCGCGAGGGTATTCTGATTCCGGTGGTGGTTGCACGGAACATTTCAAGGACTCTTCCTTCGTGGTGGGTGCACGGAACATTTCAAGGACTCTTCCTTCGTGGTGGTTGCACGGAACATTTCAAGGACTCTTCCTTCGTGGTGGTTGCACGGAACTTTTCTAGGACTCTCCCTTCGTGGTGGTTGCACGGAACATTTCAAGGACTCTTCCTTCGTGGTGGTTGCACGGAACATTTCAAGGCCTCTCTCTTCGGGGTAGTTGCACAGAACATTTCAAGGACTCTCACTTCGGGGAGTTGCACGGAACATTTCAAGGACTCCCTTCAGGGGTGCTGCACGGAACGGGCCAGTACTCTCCCTCTGGGATTCTGGCAACGGACTCTGTACGGACTCACGCGAACCCAGCCCATCAAGACTCTTGAACTGTTCAGGTCCCGCTTAACCAGCTCCCCGATCACTTCCTGGCCGAGCGCTCGATCCCTGTCCCATATTTACCAGTGCTGGTgttatttgtctttgtgtgtttttgctgcCATTGCTTTGAATAAACCCTTTGACTCCTGCCCTTACTACCCTGCATAa